The genomic window GGCGCCACGCTACAACGCCCTGGTCAAGGGCGAAACCTGTGCCGCCGTCGCCCGCAGCATCGGCCTGGGCGAGGTTCTGAAGCTGGGCCGGTCCGAAATGCTGTCGGGCGGCCGGCGCAAGGATGCGCTGCTGGCCGACGCGATGGAGGCGGTGATTGCCGCCGTCTATCTGGACGCGGGTTTCGAGGCGGCACGCGCCACCGTGCTGCGGCTGTGGGCCGACCGGCTGAAGAACGTCGGCGACGATGCCCGCGACGCCAAGACCGCCCTGCAGGAATGGGCGCAGGCCCAGGGCATGGCGCCGCCGCGCTATGTCCAGACCGCGCGCAGCGGCCCCGACCACGCCCCCGAATTCGAAATCACCGTCCGGCTGGACGACGGCCGGGAAGCCGTCGCCCGCGGCCAGGGCACCAAACGCAGCATCGAGCAGGCCGCCGCCCAGGCGCTGCTGGAGCAGATCGAAGGCACCCCATGACCCAGACACGCGCGGGCTTTGTCGCCCTGATCGGCGAACCCAATGCGGGCAAGTCCACCCTGCTGAACCAGATGGTGGGGGCGAAGGTCTCGATCGTCACCC from Paracoccus sp. SMMA_5_TC includes these protein-coding regions:
- the rnc gene encoding ribonuclease III, with amino-acid sequence MKISAELQAFSRRLGHEFSRPELLQRALTHGSSSSVTRPDNQRLEFLGDRVLGLTMAEALFSADSAATEGQLAPRYNALVKGETCAAVARSIGLGEVLKLGRSEMLSGGRRKDALLADAMEAVIAAVYLDAGFEAARATVLRLWADRLKNVGDDARDAKTALQEWAQAQGMAPPRYVQTARSGPDHAPEFEITVRLDDGREAVARGQGTKRSIEQAAAQALLEQIEGTP